A DNA window from Paenibacillus andongensis contains the following coding sequences:
- a CDS encoding UbiD family decarboxylase yields the protein MYPTLEACVNDLERNGHLVRIREEVDPELEIAAIHLRVFNAGGPALLFENLKGTRYRAVSNLFGSLERSKFIFRQTWKSTQSVIALRNDPMRALRQPIRHVSAAIAATKALPLQHGGSVSGFKEVAITDLPLIKHWPMDGGAFVTLPQVYTEDPDNPGIMNANLGMYRIQLTGNDYATNKEIGLHYQIHRGIGVHQHKANRKGEPLKVSIFVGGPPAHSLSAIMPLPEGLSELTFAGLLAGRRFRYGYSDGFCISHDADFVITGEIHPGETKAEGPFGDHLGYYSLVHPFPLMRVKKVYAKQNAIWPFTVVGRPPQEDTAFGALIHELTGDAVKQEVPGVKEVHAVDVAGVHPLLFAIGTERYTPYTKVQQPSELLTIANRILGTGQLSLAKYLFITAEERQPLSTYQEAEFLAYVLERIDLRRDLHFQTNTTIDTLDYSGSGLNQGSKVVFAACGDKKRELCNNLPEQLRGLRDYGNPLLVLPGVVALEGPSFSNYADANQQLRELTEAIGARGPMPECPLIVLCDDSSFVGASLANFLWITFTRSNPSHDIYGVNDGFVFKHWGCDNVIIDARTKPHHAPPLVSDPAIEKRINRLFATGGSLNGVL from the coding sequence ATGTACCCAACGTTGGAAGCATGTGTAAACGACCTTGAACGGAATGGCCATCTCGTCCGGATCCGGGAAGAAGTGGACCCCGAATTGGAAATCGCTGCAATTCACCTGCGTGTGTTCAATGCCGGAGGTCCGGCCCTCTTGTTCGAGAATCTGAAAGGAACTAGATACAGAGCGGTTTCAAACCTGTTCGGCTCACTGGAGCGAAGTAAGTTTATTTTTAGGCAGACCTGGAAATCAACACAGAGCGTCATCGCTCTGCGCAACGATCCAATGAGGGCGTTGAGGCAGCCAATTCGGCATGTTAGTGCGGCGATAGCTGCAACAAAGGCACTGCCGCTTCAGCATGGAGGTAGTGTTTCCGGCTTTAAGGAAGTAGCGATAACCGATCTTCCATTGATTAAGCACTGGCCAATGGATGGAGGGGCTTTCGTCACGCTGCCGCAAGTTTATACCGAAGACCCCGATAATCCTGGGATTATGAACGCGAACTTGGGGATGTACCGGATACAACTGACTGGTAATGACTATGCGACGAATAAGGAAATCGGCCTGCATTACCAAATTCACCGCGGCATTGGCGTTCACCAGCATAAAGCGAACCGTAAGGGAGAACCGCTTAAAGTAAGCATCTTTGTTGGCGGACCACCAGCCCATTCCCTGTCGGCCATCATGCCGCTCCCGGAAGGTTTAAGCGAGCTGACATTCGCAGGTCTGCTTGCAGGCCGCCGCTTCCGATACGGTTATTCGGATGGATTTTGCATCAGTCACGACGCCGACTTCGTCATTACGGGAGAGATTCATCCCGGCGAGACGAAAGCTGAAGGACCCTTCGGTGACCATCTCGGCTACTACAGCTTGGTCCATCCGTTTCCATTGATGCGCGTCAAAAAGGTGTATGCAAAGCAGAACGCGATCTGGCCGTTTACTGTCGTCGGCAGGCCCCCCCAGGAGGACACTGCGTTTGGGGCGCTCATTCACGAATTAACCGGCGATGCTGTAAAACAGGAGGTGCCGGGTGTGAAGGAGGTTCACGCCGTCGATGTCGCGGGCGTTCACCCACTGTTGTTCGCGATCGGCACCGAACGCTACACCCCTTACACCAAGGTGCAGCAGCCGTCCGAACTGCTTACGATTGCGAACCGGATTCTCGGGACGGGACAACTCAGTCTTGCTAAATATTTGTTTATCACGGCTGAAGAAAGACAGCCGCTCAGCACATATCAGGAAGCGGAATTTCTAGCGTACGTACTAGAGCGGATCGACCTCAGGCGCGATCTTCATTTCCAAACAAACACGACAATCGATACGTTGGATTATTCTGGTAGTGGTCTAAACCAGGGAAGCAAAGTCGTATTCGCTGCCTGCGGAGACAAGAAGCGTGAGCTATGTAACAACTTGCCAGAGCAGCTTCGGGGACTGCGGGATTACGGCAACCCGTTGCTCGTTCTGCCGGGCGTCGTCGCACTGGAGGGACCGTCATTCAGTAATTACGCGGATGCCAATCAGCAACTTCGCGAACTAACGGAAGCGATAGGCGCGCGCGGGCCAATGCCGGAATGCCCGCTGATTGTACTTTGTGACGACAGTTCCTTTGTCGGCGCGTCGTTAGCCAACTTCCTGTGGATTACCTTTACCCGGAGCAATCCGTCCCATGATATTTACGGGGTGAATGACGGGTTCGTGTTCAAGCATTGGGGTTGCGACAACGTCATTATCGACGCTCGGACGAAACCACATCACGCCCCACCGCTTGTCTCCGATCCGGCGATTGAAAAGAGAATCAACCGGCTGTTTGCCACCGGTGGCAGCTTGAATGGCGTGCTGTAA
- a CDS encoding group I truncated hemoglobin produces the protein MQTKETLYDKLGGEEVISKVVDYFYTLVLADKTVEKFFLDTDMEKQRKHQTKFISFALGGPNQYSGSSMAKAHEGMNIQPEHFSAIVKHLHDALAHFQVSESDISEALSHVAPLKDDILYK, from the coding sequence ATGCAAACCAAAGAAACGCTATATGATAAATTAGGTGGGGAAGAGGTAATCTCCAAAGTGGTCGATTACTTTTACACGCTAGTTTTAGCAGATAAGACGGTTGAAAAGTTTTTCCTTGACACGGACATGGAGAAACAACGAAAGCATCAGACCAAGTTTATTAGTTTCGCATTAGGTGGTCCTAACCAATATTCAGGATCATCGATGGCTAAAGCACATGAGGGTATGAATATTCAACCAGAACATTTTTCTGCCATTGTTAAGCATCTTCATGATGCGCTCGCTCATTTTCAAGTTAGTGAATCTGATATCTCAGAAGCCTTAAGTCATGTTGCGCCATTAAAAGATGATATTCTGTATAAATGA
- a CDS encoding NAD(P)/FAD-dependent oxidoreductase, with protein sequence MAKQILILGGGYGGLLTALTARKHLTAAEANITIINRFPTHQIITELHRLAGGTIKEQAVALPLQKLLGDKAVNIVVDTIKEIKPNEKQVLTSSGALHTYDALVVALGSETNYFGIPGLEENSLILKSAADANRIREHVEARLDAYKATGNKADANIVVGGGGLTGVELVGEFADKLPEVCRSKGIDFSDISIYCVEAGPAILPVFPPVLIERAVTSLEKRGVTFLTGVAITEATKNSVSLKSGQTIESNTIIWTGGVKGNHVVASCGIAEDRGRATVTPTLQSTSHSDIFLAGDCAVVFPEGSERPYPPTAQLAWQMGETVGYNLSVQLKGGVMDKFIPVFSGTLGSLGRKDGIGTIGGNNTKLKGLPASLMKEASNVRYLSHIHGLFALAY encoded by the coding sequence ATGGCTAAACAAATACTTATTCTTGGTGGCGGTTACGGCGGTCTACTAACCGCATTGACAGCACGTAAACATTTGACGGCTGCAGAAGCCAATATTACGATCATCAACCGCTTTCCAACACACCAAATTATTACGGAATTGCATCGTTTGGCTGGTGGTACTATCAAAGAACAAGCTGTTGCGCTTCCGCTTCAAAAACTGCTAGGCGACAAAGCTGTGAATATCGTTGTCGACACCATTAAGGAAATTAAGCCAAATGAGAAGCAAGTCCTTACAAGCAGCGGCGCCTTACATACGTACGATGCGCTGGTCGTTGCGTTAGGTAGCGAAACTAATTACTTCGGCATTCCAGGTCTGGAAGAGAACAGTCTTATTCTCAAATCTGCAGCTGATGCTAACCGTATTCGCGAACATGTTGAAGCTCGTCTAGACGCTTATAAGGCTACCGGCAATAAAGCAGATGCAAACATCGTAGTTGGCGGCGGCGGTTTAACAGGCGTTGAGCTTGTTGGCGAATTCGCTGATAAGCTGCCTGAAGTTTGCCGCAGCAAAGGCATCGATTTTAGCGATATTTCGATCTATTGCGTTGAAGCGGGCCCAGCCATCCTTCCGGTATTCCCTCCAGTACTGATTGAGCGCGCGGTAACGAGCCTTGAGAAACGCGGCGTTACTTTCCTGACAGGTGTCGCGATTACAGAAGCAACGAAAAATTCGGTATCGCTTAAAAGCGGTCAAACCATCGAGTCGAACACGATTATTTGGACTGGCGGCGTCAAAGGCAACCACGTTGTTGCAAGCTGCGGAATCGCTGAAGATCGTGGCCGTGCTACCGTGACACCGACGCTGCAATCCACATCCCACTCCGATATCTTCCTTGCAGGCGATTGCGCGGTTGTATTCCCTGAAGGCAGTGAAAGACCTTACCCTCCTACTGCTCAGCTTGCTTGGCAGATGGGTGAAACCGTCGGTTACAACCTGTCCGTTCAGCTCAAAGGCGGCGTCATGGATAAGTTCATACCGGTATTCTCCGGAACACTCGGCAGCTTGGGCCGTAAAGACGGCATAGGCACTATCGGCGGAAATAACACGAAGCTAAAAGGCTTACCGGCTTCGCTTATGAAAGAAGCGAGCAACGTTCGCTATCTGTCCCACATTCATGGTCTATTCGCTTTAGCCTATTAA
- a CDS encoding DUF1641 domain-containing protein, which produces MSQTSAVQEVAATLAAEPKTLDVLDQLLKPEVQQSLTVLVDNLPKLAEMVTVLTKAYDFAQSIATDKVLINDFAQGIGEFVKPVQEKAKDIASAAIEAGERSQAEAGTTIGLFGMLKMLKDPEVQKTLRFAQAFLNVLSERKN; this is translated from the coding sequence ATGTCACAGACATCTGCTGTTCAAGAAGTAGCAGCAACGCTTGCTGCGGAACCAAAAACGTTAGACGTACTTGACCAATTATTGAAGCCTGAGGTGCAGCAATCTCTGACTGTATTGGTCGATAACCTGCCTAAATTAGCTGAAATGGTGACTGTCTTAACCAAAGCCTACGATTTCGCGCAAAGCATTGCCACAGACAAAGTTCTGATCAACGATTTTGCCCAAGGTATTGGGGAATTCGTCAAACCTGTGCAAGAAAAGGCAAAAGACATTGCATCGGCAGCGATTGAGGCTGGCGAACGCTCACAGGCTGAGGCAGGAACAACCATCGGTCTTTTCGGGATGCTAAAAATGCTGAAAGATCCTGAAGTGCAGAAGACACTTCGTTTTGCTCAAGCATTCTTGAACGTACTCTCTGAGCGCAAAAATTAA
- a CDS encoding metal-sensitive transcriptional regulator encodes MEQHDNQEINENSCHSGSDRKSHHSDKTKNNLISRLNRIEGQIRGVKGLIEKDTYCDDVLNQIAAVQSALNGVGKLLLEHHLNSCVIERIQEGDNEVIKELMVTMNKLMK; translated from the coding sequence ATGGAACAACATGATAACCAAGAAATAAATGAGAACAGTTGTCATTCGGGCAGTGATCGAAAAAGTCATCATTCTGATAAAACAAAAAACAATTTGATTTCTAGGCTTAATCGCATCGAAGGACAAATTCGCGGTGTGAAAGGTCTTATTGAGAAGGATACGTATTGCGACGATGTGTTAAATCAAATTGCCGCGGTTCAATCCGCTTTAAACGGGGTTGGGAAACTGCTTCTCGAACATCATCTAAACAGCTGTGTGATCGAACGCATTCAAGAAGGCGATAATGAGGTTATTAAAGAACTCATGGTTACCATGAATAAATTAATGAAATAA
- the copZ gene encoding copper chaperone CopZ — MQTVTLKVEGMSCGHCVNSVEGAVKKLGASGKVDLSGGSVTVDFDESKVSLDAIKEAIEEQGYDVAK; from the coding sequence ATGCAAACAGTTACACTTAAAGTTGAAGGTATGTCCTGCGGGCATTGCGTGAATTCCGTTGAGGGCGCAGTCAAGAAACTTGGTGCTTCCGGCAAAGTTGATTTGAGTGGTGGCTCCGTTACTGTAGATTTCGATGAGTCTAAAGTTTCTTTGGACGCTATTAAAGAAGCGATTGAAGAACAAGGTTATGACGTTGCGAAATAA
- a CDS encoding heavy metal translocating P-type ATPase gives MAKPLEQQQASLQIAGMTCAACANRIEKGLKKLEGVAEANVNFALEKASVTYNPNQISVSAMEEKILDLGYSTVKETVDFNIVGMTCAACSTRIEKGLNKMPGVSKATVNLALETAHVEFSAAEVSISDMVNKVDQLGYKAIRKEEVAAKGDYKQKEIRHKKIQLAVSAILSLPLLWAMVSHFTFTSWIYLPEFLMNPWVQLVLATPVQFIIGSQFYVGAYKALRNKSANMDVLVSLGTSAAYFYSLYLTLQWAASADAHHHAPDMYYETSAILITLIILGKLFEVLAKGRTSEAIKKLMGLQAKTALVIRNGQEESIPVEEVVIGDIVLVKPGEKIPVDGEVVDGLSAVDESMLTGESIPAQKKIGDAVIGATVNKNGGLKIKATRVGQETALAQIIKVVEEAQGSKAPIQRIADVISGIFVPIVVGIAVVTFLVWFIWVAPGEFATALEKAIAVLVIACPCALGLATPTSIMAGSGRAAEFGILFKGGEHLESMQKVQIIVLDKTGTVTKGKPELTDFQIENMDEETALRLIGSAEKQSEHPLAEAIVAGIVAKGITLTTTEQFEAIPGYGIRAFVEGKEVLVGTRKLLQREAIDFGKAVTEMERLESNGKTTMLVAVDNKYTGMVAVADTIKDTSREAVARLKQMGIEVIMMTGDNQRTAHAIAQQVGIDHVLAEVLPEGKAEEVKKRQAQGKIVAMVGDGINDAPALATADVGIAIGTGTDIAMEAADVTLMRGELTSITDAIYMSRKTMTNIKQNLFWALGYNTLGIPIAALGLLAPWVAGAAMALSSVSVVLNALRLQRMKL, from the coding sequence ATGGCAAAACCATTAGAGCAGCAACAAGCGAGTCTGCAAATTGCGGGAATGACTTGTGCGGCATGCGCGAACCGAATAGAAAAAGGCTTGAAGAAATTAGAAGGTGTTGCAGAAGCTAACGTGAATTTTGCACTTGAGAAAGCTTCAGTAACGTATAATCCGAATCAAATCAGTGTATCGGCCATGGAAGAGAAAATACTGGATCTGGGTTACAGCACGGTAAAGGAAACAGTCGATTTTAATATCGTTGGTATGACCTGCGCCGCGTGCTCGACTCGTATTGAGAAAGGGTTAAATAAAATGCCAGGTGTTAGCAAAGCTACTGTTAACCTTGCATTAGAAACTGCTCATGTTGAGTTTAGCGCAGCCGAAGTTTCGATAAGCGATATGGTTAACAAAGTTGATCAACTCGGATATAAAGCCATACGTAAAGAGGAAGTGGCTGCTAAAGGCGATTATAAGCAAAAGGAGATACGGCACAAGAAAATACAGCTAGCTGTATCGGCAATTCTTTCGCTGCCGCTTCTGTGGGCCATGGTGAGTCACTTTACTTTTACATCGTGGATTTACCTGCCAGAGTTCTTGATGAATCCTTGGGTACAGCTTGTTCTTGCCACACCGGTACAATTCATTATTGGTAGTCAGTTTTACGTGGGAGCATATAAAGCACTTCGCAATAAAAGCGCCAATATGGATGTGCTTGTTTCCCTTGGAACATCAGCTGCGTACTTCTATAGTTTATACCTAACACTGCAATGGGCAGCTTCTGCTGATGCTCATCACCATGCGCCCGATATGTATTACGAAACAAGCGCGATTCTTATTACTTTGATTATTTTAGGGAAACTGTTTGAAGTGTTGGCAAAAGGGCGAACCTCTGAAGCCATCAAGAAATTGATGGGGCTTCAAGCGAAAACAGCGTTAGTCATTCGGAATGGTCAAGAAGAGTCGATACCGGTTGAAGAAGTTGTCATCGGGGACATTGTGCTTGTCAAACCGGGTGAGAAAATTCCCGTCGATGGTGAAGTTGTAGACGGTTTGTCCGCAGTTGATGAATCCATGCTTACGGGTGAGAGTATCCCTGCCCAGAAGAAAATCGGTGACGCCGTTATTGGCGCTACTGTTAATAAAAACGGCGGTTTGAAAATTAAAGCAACTCGTGTTGGTCAAGAGACAGCTCTTGCTCAAATTATTAAAGTTGTGGAAGAAGCCCAAGGCTCTAAAGCACCTATTCAACGTATCGCTGATGTGATCTCGGGTATCTTTGTCCCGATTGTTGTAGGAATTGCTGTTGTTACTTTTCTGGTATGGTTTATTTGGGTTGCTCCTGGTGAATTTGCAACTGCGCTGGAAAAGGCCATTGCTGTTCTTGTCATTGCTTGCCCTTGTGCTCTAGGTCTTGCAACACCAACTTCGATTATGGCCGGATCCGGTCGCGCGGCGGAATTTGGCATCCTGTTTAAGGGTGGAGAACATTTAGAATCGATGCAAAAAGTGCAAATTATTGTACTTGATAAAACGGGTACGGTAACGAAAGGCAAACCGGAACTTACCGACTTTCAAATTGAAAACATGGATGAAGAGACAGCTCTTCGCTTAATCGGCTCTGCTGAAAAACAATCTGAGCATCCGCTTGCTGAGGCGATCGTGGCAGGAATTGTGGCTAAAGGCATAACGCTAACCACCACTGAGCAATTCGAAGCTATTCCTGGTTACGGAATTCGAGCCTTCGTAGAAGGCAAGGAAGTACTGGTTGGAACCCGTAAGCTTCTGCAGCGAGAAGCCATTGACTTCGGTAAAGCAGTTACAGAAATGGAAAGGCTCGAATCCAATGGTAAAACGACTATGCTCGTAGCAGTAGATAACAAGTACACAGGCATGGTAGCCGTAGCGGATACGATCAAAGATACGTCGAGAGAAGCTGTCGCTCGTTTAAAACAAATGGGCATCGAAGTCATCATGATGACAGGTGATAACCAGCGAACAGCACATGCCATAGCGCAGCAAGTTGGCATCGATCATGTTCTCGCAGAAGTTCTTCCGGAAGGCAAAGCCGAAGAAGTGAAGAAACGGCAAGCACAAGGAAAGATAGTCGCAATGGTGGGTGATGGTATCAACGATGCTCCTGCTCTTGCTACTGCAGACGTCGGCATTGCTATTGGTACCGGCACTGACATTGCGATGGAAGCAGCGGACGTGACACTAATGCGCGGAGAACTCACAAGCATTACAGATGCCATTTATATGAGCCGTAAAACGATGACGAACATTAAACAGAACCTGTTCTGGGCACTCGGTTACAATACACTTGGGATTCCGATTGCGGCTCTTGGACTTTTGGCTCCCTGGGTAGCTGGTGCTGCAATGGCGCTAAGCTCGGTATCCGTTGTGTTAAATGCCTTACGCTTGCAACGAATGAAATTATAA
- a CDS encoding nitrite reductase, whose product MMKFAVTPGFQTGGTLFKPEQLAVLGSIVGEEAKIELTTFKQLYVEMQEDRVDEVKLELSRIGLEIYPIGLVTKSLITCNFCRGAQDAGLEMAEALNKAISGIETPTPLKIGYAGCALGTSEPLLKDIGVVKMRDTFDIYIGGEPKSLKPAFAVLLVSDVHANKLIPLVQRLIHHFQAHGKAKEKFSKFINRVTIDALREAIAEQG is encoded by the coding sequence ATGATGAAATTTGCCGTTACCCCAGGGTTTCAAACGGGGGGAACCTTATTTAAACCAGAACAATTGGCTGTTCTTGGATCGATCGTCGGTGAGGAAGCTAAAATAGAGTTAACGACATTTAAACAATTATATGTTGAAATGCAAGAAGATCGAGTTGATGAAGTGAAGCTAGAGTTATCCAGAATCGGCTTAGAAATATATCCTATAGGCTTAGTGACCAAAAGCCTTATTACGTGTAACTTTTGCCGTGGGGCTCAAGATGCAGGGCTTGAAATGGCTGAGGCGTTAAACAAAGCGATCTCAGGGATCGAAACGCCGACACCTTTAAAAATCGGCTATGCGGGTTGTGCGCTCGGAACGAGCGAACCGCTTTTGAAAGATATCGGTGTGGTCAAAATGAGAGATACGTTTGATATTTATATCGGCGGTGAGCCCAAATCGTTAAAACCTGCGTTTGCAGTCTTGCTAGTAAGCGATGTTCATGCCAATAAACTAATTCCATTGGTTCAAAGACTCATCCATCATTTTCAGGCTCACGGCAAAGCGAAAGAAAAGTTTTCTAAATTTATCAATCGGGTAACAATCGATGCATTGCGTGAGGCCATTGCAGAGCAAGGGTAA
- a CDS encoding response regulator transcription factor, translated as MKTILIVDDEEKIREVVVSYLQSEGYQTVEAGTGSKALELIRGGNVDLLILDLMLPDMSGEHVCRVIRQFSPVPVIMLTAKVSEDDRVQGLTLGADDYVMKPFSPRELTARVKAILRRTQDDTLLAEIISFQNDDLVIRPMKHEVYKSGNLISLTPNEYKLLLNLAHYPNRTFTREELIEKVLGFDFEGDTRSIDQHVKNLRQKIESDPKKPQYIGTVFSVGYRFTGGEAT; from the coding sequence ATGAAGACAATTTTAATCGTTGATGATGAAGAAAAGATTCGTGAAGTTGTTGTATCCTATTTGCAATCCGAAGGATATCAAACTGTTGAGGCTGGAACTGGCAGTAAAGCGCTTGAACTCATTCGCGGCGGAAATGTTGATCTTCTTATTTTGGATCTGATGCTGCCGGACATGTCCGGGGAACATGTATGCAGAGTGATACGACAGTTTTCTCCTGTTCCTGTCATCATGCTAACAGCGAAAGTTTCTGAAGATGACCGCGTCCAAGGATTAACACTTGGTGCCGATGATTATGTCATGAAGCCATTCAGCCCACGTGAATTAACAGCAAGAGTAAAAGCTATTTTACGCCGTACGCAAGATGATACGCTTCTTGCTGAAATCATCTCGTTTCAGAATGACGATCTTGTCATTCGACCGATGAAACATGAAGTTTATAAATCTGGGAATCTGATAAGTCTGACTCCAAATGAATATAAATTGCTGCTGAATCTGGCACATTATCCAAATCGAACGTTTACACGGGAGGAATTAATTGAAAAAGTACTCGGTTTTGATTTTGAAGGTGACACACGCTCAATCGATCAGCATGTCAAAAACCTCCGTCAAAAAATAGAATCTGATCCCAAAAAGCCTCAATACATCGGTACCGTCTTTTCCGTAGGTTACCGATTTACGGGAGGCGAAGCAACATGA